The following are encoded in a window of Vigna unguiculata cultivar IT97K-499-35 chromosome 8, ASM411807v1, whole genome shotgun sequence genomic DNA:
- the LOC114195512 gene encoding uncharacterized protein LOC114195512, whose amino-acid sequence MASPTLQPQKKLAEFLNDEQEPFILQLYLSERDYSNRWSSNGEDSTNTSTLNRKKKGLLPFFYLLKALYKKLSFPKETKTVLTKVHECDQRNKHEGLDHILQFSSDTRFTMFSSCQDIDEEGTSVFSHKQQHLFYSHTLYNMAPQQRNRRQRQRLIEGGDELLRKIHVPRAPNVIEDMRRMQQRIQSGGGDIVAKKIRGESLLSAAGGWGGRVEETKKRGKCGSTRVVVRGTNDVSQMLKSKRVLHRIKKMLFDCVKDIAITLPTEEDTKRGYRQFMGPLQIGKLLRQRTNKWDQQAVALGGPNITYLLTLDYMNSIVEWKKFEPHVKDITIEITDAILDSIFNEIVIEITGTSTLNT is encoded by the exons ATGGCCTCACCAACACTCcaaccacaaaaaaaattagcaGAGTTTCTCAATGACGAACAAGAACCTTTCATCTTACAACTTTACCTTTCAGAAAGAGACTATTCCAACCGGTGGAGCTCCAATGGTGAAGATTCAACCAACACTTCTACCTTAAACAGAAAGAAGAAGGGTCTTCTCCCTTTTTTCTATCTCCTAAAAGCCCTATATAAGAAGCTCTCTTTCCCCAAAGAAACCAAAACTGTTCTAACCAAAGTTCATGAGTGTGACCAGAGAAACAAACATGAAGGGCTCGATCACATTCTTCAGTTTTCATCAGATACCAGATTTACTATGTTCAGTTCATGCCAAGATATTGATGAAGAAGGAACCTCCGTGTTCTCACATAAACAGCAGCACTTGTTTTATTCCCACACTTTATACAACATGGCACCGCAGCAGAG AAACAGAAGGCAGCGGCAGAGATTGATAGAAGGTGGTGATGAGTTGCTGAGAAAGATTCATGTACCAAGAGCTCCAAATG TGATTGAGGATATGAGGAGAATGCAACAGAGAATACAAAGTGGTGGTGGTGATATTGTGGCGAAGAAAATCAGAGGGGAGTCGTTGTTATCAGCAGCTGGTGGGTGGGGTGGTAGAGTTGAGGAGACAAAGAAGAGAGGGAAGTGTGGAAGTACTAGGGTTGTTGTTCGTGGGACTAATGATGTTTCTCAGATGTTGAAATCTAAAAGGGTGTTGCATAGGATAAAGAAGATGCTGTTTGATTGTGTGAAAGATATTGCCATAACGCTTCCAACGGAAGAGGACACAAAGAGAGGTTACAGACAATTTATGGGACCTCTACAGATTGGAAAGCTCCTTCGTCAGAGAACAAACAAATGGGACCAACAAGCTGTAGCTCTAGGTGGACCAAACATTACTTACTTATTGACTTTGGATTACATGAATTCAATCGTGGAGTGGAAAAAGTTCGAACCCCATGTCAAGGACATCACCATTGAGATCACCGATGCAATTTTAGATAGCATCTTCAATGAAATTGTAATAGAAATTACTGGAACTTCCACACTAAATACGTGA
- the LOC114193550 gene encoding kinesin-like protein KIN-7N, whose amino-acid sequence MERICVAVRLRPPVSEDSSSAVGTFWKVEDNRISLHKIHGTPLSTSSYGFDHIFDERSTNASVYELLAKDIIHAALDGFNGTAFAYGQTSSGKTFTMNGSETDAGVIPRAVRDIFATIDTMSDREFLIRVSYMEIYNEEINDLLVVENQKLQIHESLERGVFVSGLKEEIVNNAEQVLNLIKAGEVNRHFGETNMNVRSSRSHTIFRMVIESKGKDSNSFNDSSINDVVRVSVLNLVDLAGSERIAKTGADGVRLKEGKYINKSLMVLGNVINKLSEGSKQRGHIPYRDSKLTRILQPALGGNAKTSIICTIAPEEIHIEETRGTLQFASRAKRITNCVQVNEILTDAALLKRQQLEIEELRKKLEGSHAEVLEQQILKLRNDLLKYEMERGKLEMELQEERKSRNQWIREQQMKFENSTTKSFSDCGTNDSQGPGFLRHGFMEEYSDISSISQGDIFKSPKADPSVFVVRRSKYSTLPDQSPLPDAFCNVADEDMWLKMNNGFVADLDSLQTTPPTNRKVQSLPTIDTTGCTSAIEKYEQEVQDLRGQLELAKERINELEQKHSKEVPSSQKLIDEAAKHQQETQLKLELPLGLSESVGNFKDGFEEVLSVMQRCASGGTLSTEKILSTVSEIGAHLFSTLEGHIAVNMDGQRSSTENCTVINGQQKMFRERIDNIIASLELSKTSIAEELEKKHKCSCEHKGSGLGGETAYSKEDLCERYESMERELQLLKVERESLLQKFSESSEKLSMVSSQKENVLKDLNTEVLRRKNLEGEVKQFAAAFASRQESLISFHSDLKTKIEKWRAQTPISVPKSFG is encoded by the exons ATGGAGAGGATCTGCGTCGCCGTTCGCCTCCGTCCTCCGGTGTCCGAAGATTCCTCTTCCGCCGTTGGAACCTTCTGGAAAGTCGAAGATAACCGCATATCTCTTCACAAGATCCACGGCactcctctctctacctcttcTTACGGTTTTG ATCATATATTCGACGAAAGAAGCACCAATGCTAGCGTCTACGAGCTCCTTGCCAAGGATATCATTCACGCCGCGCTCGATGGCTTCAACG GAACTGCATTTGCGTACGGGCAGACCAGTAGTGGCAAGACTTTCACCATGAATGGTTCTGAAACTGACGCCGGAGTGATTCCTCGGGCAGTTAGAGATATATTTGCGACAATTGATACG ATGTCTGATCGAGAGTTTCTGATCCGAGTTTCCTATATGGAGATCTACAACGAAGAAATTAACGACCTTCTCGTTGTCGAAAACCAGAAATTGCAAATTCACGAAAGTTTGGAG CGTGGAGTATTTGTTTCAGGGCTGAAAGAGGAAATTGTAAATAATGCTGAACAAGTGCTGAATCTCATTAAAGCAGGGGAAG TTAACAGACATTTTGGTGAGACAAATATGAATGTAAGGAGTAGCAGATCGCACACAATATTTAGAATG GTGATTGAAAGCAAAGGAAAGGATTCCAATTCTTTCAATGATTCTTCAATTAATGATGTTGTTCGAGTTTCAGTCTtg AATTTAGTAGATCTAGCTGGTTCTGAAAGGATTGCCAAGACTGGAGCTGATGGAGTACGtttaaaagaaggaaaatatattaacaaaagcTTGATGGTTTTGGGAAACGTTATCAACAAACTAAGTGAGGGTTCGAAGCAAAG GGGGCATATTCCGTATCGTGATAGTAAATTAACTCGTATACTCCAACCTGCTCTTGGTGGTAATGCGAAAACGTCCATTATTTGCACCATAGCACCAGAAGAG ATTCACATTGAAGAAACAAGGGGAACTCTTCAGTTTGCCAGTAGAGCCAAACGCATAACGAATTGCGTTCAAGTGAATGAG ATATTGACGGATGCTGCCTTGTTAAAACGGCAACAATTAGAGATAGAGGAACTACGTAAGAAGCTTGAG GGGTCCCATGCTGAGGTGCTCGAGCAACAGATTCTTAAACTCAGGAACGATTTGCTGAAG TATGAAATGGAGCGTGGGAAACTTGAAATGGAACTGCAAGAGGAGAGGAAATCACGTAATCAATGGATTAGGGAACAAcagatgaaatttgaaaattctacTACAAAATCTTTCTCAGACTGTGGGACGAACGACAGTCAG GGACCGGGATTTTTGAGGCACGGATTTATGGAAGAGTACAGTGACATTAGTAGTATATCTCAAGGAGATATTTTCAAATCTCCGAAGGCAGATCCCAGTGTTTTTGTAGTCAGGCGATCAAAGTATTCAACGTTGCCAGATCAAAGCCCCCTTCCAGATGCTTTCTGTAATGTGGCTGATGAAGATATGTGGTTGAAAATGAACAACGGTTTTGTTGCAGATCTTGATTCCCTTCAAACTACTCCTCCCACCAACAGAAAAGTTCAATCACTCCCGACAATTGATACAACT GGTTGTACAAGTGCAATTGAGAAGTATGAGCAAGAGGTTCAAGATTTGAGGGGACAACTGGAGCTAGCTAAAGAAAGGATAAATGAACTCGAG CAAAAGCATTCGAAGGAAGTGCCATCAAGCCAGAAATTAATAGATGAAGCAGCAAAACATCAACAAGAAACACAACTAAAGCTTGAATTGCCTCTGGGGTTATCTGAATCTGTGGGAAATTTCAAGGATGGCTTTGAGGAGGTTTTGTCAGTAATGCAG AGATGTGCATCGGGTGGCACACTATCGACTGAGAAGATACTTTCAACTGTGAGTGAAATTGGAGCACATCTATTTTCAACTTTGGAAGGTCATATTGCAGTGAATATGGATGGTCAAAGGTCTTCCACTGAAAACTGTACTGTAATCAATGGACAACAAAAAATGTTTCGCGAGAGGATTGACAATATAATTGCATCGCTGGAGTTATCGAAAACCTCAATAGCAGAAGAACTGGAGAAGAAACATAAGTGCAGCTGTGAACACAAG GGCTCTGGTTTGGGAGGTGAAACTGCTTACTCAAAGGAGGATTTATGTGAAAGATATGAAAGCATGGAAAGGGAGTTACAGCTTTTGAAGGTCGAAAGAGAGTCTTTGCTGCAGAAGTTCTCTGAATCATCTGAGAAACTATCAATGGTTTCCagtcaaaaagaaaatgttttgaaagaTTTAAATACTGAAGTGCTGAGAAGGAAAAATCTAGAAGGGGAAGTTAAGCAGTTTGCCGCAGCTTTTGCTAGTCGTCAGGAATCACTCATTTCCTTTCATAGTGATCTTAAGACCAAAATTGAGAAATGGAGAGCTCAGACTCCAATTTCAGTGCCCAAATCTTTTGGGTGA